The DNA sequence TCCATCGTCGCCGAGGCGGAAGCCGGCAACGACATCATCATCACCCGGCATAACAGGCCTGTCGCCCGGCTGACCCGCCCGGGAACCGAGCATTTGCATATCGGTTCGCGCTCCGGCAAGGCCGCACTCAGGCCCGCGGTCCGGGCAAAAACGGAGGGGCGCTATCTCCACATACTCGAAGAGGACCGCGGCACCGAAAGCCCGTGAACCGGATATGCCCAAACGTCTATACATCGATACTTCCGCCTACCTCTGCATCCTGCTGGGCGAGGCGGGACACGAGCCGTTGATGCGCGAGGCAAGGGGAGCCCGGCTGCTCTCGAGTGTCGTGCTGCCCCTCGAAGCGGGCAGAAACCTGGTACGCCTGTCCAGGGAAGGGATCCTATCGACGGCGGATTTCCAGCGATGCCTTTCGGCGCTGACGGACGATCTGCAGCAATTCATCCTTCGTGACCTGACCCTCGACCTGTGCGTCTCCTTGACGATGCCGGTCGTGTCCACCCCCCGCTCCCTCGACCTTGCGCACTTGCGCACGGCCCTCTGGTTTCACCAGCAGGCGAAGCTCACCCGATTCGTCACCCTCGACGCATCGCAGGAAATCGCGGCCCGCCAACTGGGACTGCCCGTGTGACTCCCGCCTGATTCTGTTCGGAATTACGGCAGTCCCGGGCAGCGAATGCCCCGGTTGATTAGCGGTGGCCCAGCCGGGGATCACCGACCCGAAATCGGACGCGGTTATGGATGGCAAGGATCAGCTGCCTGATCCTGATCGCGACCGCGATATTTCCTTATGGAATCCTCCGACCAAAATTGCGGTCATGAGGGTTATCAGCGAGAGAATCACTACCTTTAAATTAAACATGCCATTGGCATCCCAAATATTCTTGCCCCCTATAGCCGTCACCACTCCAAACAGGAAGAAAACGCATCCTAATGCAGATAATGTCCTAAATATTATCTTTGTCATATGATCTGTTGCCATGTCCAAGGATAGGAAGGATCAGCTGCCGTTTTCTTCCGGGAGCCGGTATTCCTTTCCCCCTCCCCCCCTTTGATAAGCCTGAATCATGTCGACTGCGAAAGCAGGGGGCATTTTACCGAAGCCCGGGGCGATCGATATGCATTGTTGACACGGCGGTATTTATCGCAGGGGAGATTGGCTGCCCGGGCGGGCCTCAGGCGTAGCCCTTCCGGATGCCGAGCTTCTTCATGCGCGCCTGCAGGGTGGTGCGCTTGAGCCCGAGCCGGCGGGCGGCGCCGTCCTGCCCCCCGACCACGCCCCCCGATTCACGGAGCACGGCGAGGATCCGCTCCCGCTCGAGCGCCGGGTCCGGCGGGGGCGGCGGCGCAGGGGCGGACCGGGGGACGGCGGTCTCGGGCATCGCCAGTTCGAGCATGCGCCCGCGGGAGAGGATGACCGAGCGCTCCAGGATGTTCTGCAGTTCGCGGATGTTCCCCGGCCACTCGTAGCGGCTGAGGATGTCCATCGCCTCCGCCGGGATCGTGTCGATCCTCCGCCCCGTCCGGCGCGCGTATTTCCGGGTAAAGTGGCCGACGAGGAGCGGGATATCCTCCCGCCGCTCCCGCAGGGGGGGCACCGTCAGGGGAAAGACGTGCAACCGGTAGTAGAGGTCGCTGCGGAAGCCCCCGGCGTC is a window from the Acidobacteriota bacterium genome containing:
- a CDS encoding type II toxin-antitoxin system prevent-host-death family antitoxin; translation: MYGLKQDLASIVAEAEAGNDIIITRHNRPVARLTRPGTEHLHIGSRSGKAALRPAVRAKTEGRYLHILEEDRGTESP
- a CDS encoding type II toxin-antitoxin system VapC family toxin — protein: MPKRLYIDTSAYLCILLGEAGHEPLMREARGARLLSSVVLPLEAGRNLVRLSREGILSTADFQRCLSALTDDLQQFILRDLTLDLCVSLTMPVVSTPRSLDLAHLRTALWFHQQAKLTRFVTLDASQEIAARQLGLPV